The Planctomycetota bacterium DNA window GTTTCGATGAGCGCCAGGCCGATGATCATCATGCCCTGGATGCGGCCGCCCGCTTCCGGCTGCCGGGCCACGGCCTCCACCGCCGCGGAAATCGCGCGGCTCTGCCCGAAAGCGCCGCCCACGGACGCCAGGGCCAGTCCGAACCCGAGCGCCAGGCCGAGGTAGGAGTTCGCCCCGGCGGAGGCCGACGCGGAACCCGTCTGTTCCAAAGCCAGGGCGGGCGCCGCCATGAAACCGACGATCGCCAGTGCCGCAAGACCCGTCTTGAGCATTCCGAATCCTCCGTTCATCTATCCGTGAAACGCATCATGCGCATGGGAATCGACGCGGGAACCCTCGTGGTCCTCGTGGTGTCCTTCGTGCAC harbors:
- a CDS encoding ATP synthase F0 subunit C gives rise to the protein MNGGFGMLKTGLAALAIVGFMAAPALALEQTGSASASAGANSYLGLALGFGLALASVGGAFGQSRAISAAVEAVARQPEAGGRIQGMMIIGLALIETLVIYMLLICFMWGGKIPAAAH